The following coding sequences are from one Musa acuminata AAA Group cultivar baxijiao chromosome BXJ2-4, Cavendish_Baxijiao_AAA, whole genome shotgun sequence window:
- the LOC135611328 gene encoding uncharacterized protein LOC135611328 — MSEEAMERVIEPVTPEVPKPKSSVGRNSTGKTKSGASPSFPEGEEKPLPHYLRSSTSSCHDFCKYGKKHDLEIKKRHPVRQKFLVNKEISEDGNNKTNVATQQEKRKKEYPKPVVSKEKNQGTKKPVVVEENDVPPEKIIQISDSLANLGDGSVQESSSYKFNFPSDDQATDVFLGHSPGSQADETLDESTSIKQMTPSFISTSNESTEQKPSNRSERSSETNASINLDQKATENGELAPTEESSAEPVIIKFMISSSMQHSSDSAPHMTVMEDKASAEHIASCRSDTSPDESIGSLRSSDLLSSMKPENSEDVTSTGNRHANGAEGYIEEDIAAKQEATCSTGMATGSFVYQEEGLSKKGKQVSGSGMGVKAKRDADKIKRPNKVVGASDRPKVIRQAKTDLSGVPNGRIAPTLRKTISSVKPETKQRMTPVTPRVVRKKATSASKDHDASVQRATSIKIKNLSFKAASQSTSSGGLTHRNKKITKVSSQPDRREKVLGQSLSSRSLKPHTSRVSTTKSWIHRNVRPASQVKNETRSGKPAKKKEASSVSEPKSEKVNLKTTKKNLKKHNSNPSDEKDCNSGPKLGEVSKSGLRKAVTQKMSSVISKGEIQSKNRRTATVDSGDKISTAYKLKFSRGKVVSLQHENNAPRILRFRLARTASNKKNSKGDVQTKGYRSGPGPGSAGSYTPISKAPTVVLRHQDVREKKDTKGLLNQVIEETASKLVETRKSKVKALVGAFESVISLQERKGAPLAAP; from the coding sequence CATTACCTCAGATCCTCTACAAGTTCTTGCCATGATTTTTGCAAGTATGGAAAAAAGCATGATCTTGAAATCAAGAAAAGACATCCTGTTCGTCAAAAGTTTTTAGTCAATAAAGAGATATCTGAAGATGGAAATAATAAAACGAATGTTGCAACCCAACAAGAGAAGCGGAAGAAAGAATATCCTAAGCCAGTGGTGTCTAAGGAAAAAAATCAAGGCACCAAGAAGCCTGTGGTTGTTGAAGAGAATGATGTGCCACCAGAGAAGATAATTCAGATTTCTGACTCACTTGCAAATCTGGGAGATGGATCAGTTCAAGAATCCTCAAGTTATAAGTTTAATTTTCCTTCAGATGACCAGGCGACGGATGTCTTTCTCGGGCATTCACCTGGAAGTCAAGCTGATGAAACATTAGATGAATCAACTAGCATCAAGCAAATGACCCCATCATTCATCTCGACGAGCAATGAATCTACCGAGCAGAAACCAAGTAATCGATCAGAAAGATCATCTGAGACGAATGCAAGCATCAATCTTGATCAGAAAGCAACTGAGAATGGTGAGCTTGCACCTACGGAAGAATCATCTGCTGAACCTGTTATAATAAAGtttatgatttcatcatcaaTGCAACATAGCAGTGATTCAGCCCCGCATATGACTGTCATGGAAGACAAAGCATCTGCTGAGCATATAGCATCCTGCCGATCAGACACATCACCTGATGAATCGATAGGATCACTCAGATCATCTGATTTACTCTCAAGCATGAAACCTGAGAATTCTGAGGATGTGACGTCGACCGGGAATCGACATGCCAATGGTGCAGAAGGATATATCGAGGAAGATATAGCTGCGAAACAAGAAGCAACATGTTCCACTGGAATGGCTACAGGTTCATTTGTCTATCAAGAGGAAGGATTATCTAAGAAAGGAAAACAGGTAAGTGGGTCTGGTATGGGTGTCAAAGCAAAGAGAGATGCGGACAAGATCAAGAGACCAAACAAAGTAGTAGGTGCTTCCGACAGACCTAAAGTCATTAGGCAAGCGAAGACTGATCTATCTGGGGTGCCAAATGGCAGGATTGCACCAACTCTACGGAAAACAATATCTTCTGTCAAGCCAGAGACTAAACAGAGGATGACACCTGTAACTCCTAGAGTAGTCAGGAAAAAAGCTACATCGGCGAGCAAGGACCATGATGCATCTGTTCAACGTGCCACCTCGATAAAAATCAAGAATCTCTCTTTTAAAGCTGCATCCCAATCAACTTCTTCAGGAGGACTCACTCATAGGAACAAGAAGATAACCAAGGTTTCAAGTCAGCCAGATCGAAGGGAGAAAGTACTGGGCCAGTCATTATCTTCTCGGTCGCTGAAGCCTCATACTAGTAGAGTCTCGACCACAAAGTCATGGATACACAGGAATGTGAGGCCTGCCTCCCAAGTGAAAAATGAAACAAGATCTGGAAAACCAGCAAAGAAGAAAGAAGCTTCAAGTGTTAGTGAGCCGAAATCTGAGAAAGTAAATCTCAAGACTACGAAGAAAAATCTGAAGAAGCACAATTCAAATCCATCAGATGAGAAAGATTGCAACTCTGGGCCTAAATTAGGTGAAGTGAGTAAATCTGGTTTGCGAAAAGCTGTAACACAGAAAATGTCTAGTGTTATTTCAAAGGGTGAAATCCAGAGCAAAAATAGAAGAACTGCAACTGTTGACTCGGGAGATAAAATTTCCACGGCCTACAAATTAAAGTTCAGCAGAGGTAAGGTTGTTAGCTTGCAACATGAGAACAATGCTCCAAGAATACTCAGATTTAGGTTGGCTAGAACAGCAAGCAACAAGAAAAATTCTAAAGGTGATGTACAGACAAAGGGCTACAGGAGTGGGCCAGGGCCAGGTTCCGCTGGTTCATATACCCCTATATCAAAAGCACCTACTGTTGTTTTGAGACATCAAGATGTGCGGGAAAAGAAAGACACAAAAGGTTTGTTGAATCAGGTGATCGAGGAAACTGCAAGTAAACTTGTTGAGACCAGGAAGAGCAAGGTGAAGGCCCTGGTCGGTGCTTTTGAAAGTGTCATCTCTCTCCAAGAAAGAAAAGGAGCTCCGCTTGCAGCTCCATGA